The Coffea arabica cultivar ET-39 chromosome 2c, Coffea Arabica ET-39 HiFi, whole genome shotgun sequence genome includes the window TCCCATCAATGTGACTCTATACGAGGATTGTTCTAAATACATACGGCACGTGGTGCATCCACTATCCCCTGTGTTGGAGTAGGACATGACATTTGCACAAACTAGGAGCTATATTGTCATTTGCACAAACCTTAGCAACCAGTTATTTGTATCTTGGCCACACCTTAAAACAGGGAGAGCAACTAACCCGAAAGTGAAAAGATAAAGCCAAGAAGATTGCCACGCGTGGTGGCGGTTAAATTTTGAATCCAACTTCTCTTCCATTCACAAGTCGTTGCGTCTCTTCCCTCCTCACTTGGCAACTCCCACCAACGTTTATCTATAAGTTTCCGTCTCACATTACATTTGTCAGTGAAGCCTTCATTTgcaaaaatcaatagaaattcAAGTTATCATTAACTATCGTTAGCGAAATCAGAGTGTTCGTGCCATCATCTTCTTCAGAACATCGGATCAAAATGGCTTTGACTTCCCGTTTGGGGCACTCTGTCACGCCCAATGCCCTTCGATCATATCTTGCAGAGTTTATCTCCACATTCCTCTATGTCTTCGCTGCTGTTGGCGCCGCCATGTCATCTCGTATGTGGTTTCATTCATCatgaattgttttttttttattggactAAAAATTTGGATGAAGTTTAATTATTTAAAACTGTTTGACAGTTACGAGTTAAAATTGAGTGATCTTGGAATAAAAATTATAGTTTCGGAGACAATTGCAGATTCATGATAAACTGTCTAACCTGCAAGcgaatttataaaattttatgagttagtgcactttgaattttgaagtgcgtGTGTTGGGGAACAGGAAGAATGATGCCAGATGCAGCATCTGAATCATCAAGTCTGGTGGCAGTTGCAGTTGCCAATGCATTTGCCTTATCTGCGGGTGTTTTTTTAGCAGCCAATATATCAGGGGGCCATCTGAATCCGGCTGTCACATTCGGCATGGCTGTTGGAGGCCATATCAGCATTCCCATGTCCATACTCTACTGGATCTCCCAAATGCTGGGCTCCGTCATGGCCTGCCTTCTCCTGAGAACTGCTACTGTTGGCCAGGTTCATGTCATTGACAATCCGTCTCTCAAGTGTCTTGCTTTTATATAAGTTTTCTAATCGCTCTACTTAACTGAAACCTTTTTGCTATCAAAAAGCGCTAAGATCATCTTGGATTTTCTGCTGCGCAAAAGGGTAACAAACACAATGCTTTTGGCTTCAACGGTAGGCCAAATTCCGTAGGAAACATAACATATGATTACAATAGTAATAAGCGTTAAAATTGGCTTTCTGAAACCTTCCTTGTCCAATTCGAGccccatcttttttttttgttcgcgggggggggggggggggtggggtttGTTTATCTCATGCGGCATTGAAATTCGCGTTTTCCCGTGGGACATTTTGCAGCACGTTCCAACTCATGCAATTGCACCGCAAATGACCGGCTTTGGTGCATCCCTGGTCGAAGGCGTGATGACTTTCACCTTAGTTTACACTGTTTACGCTGCTGCCGACACAAAGCGGGGACCCTCTGGGGTCATTGGACCTCTGATGATCGGGCTGATTGCAGGTGCTAATATTTTGGCATCAGGGCCTTTCACCGGCGGATCAATGAACCCTGCATACTCCTTTGGATCTGCTCTTGTTGGAGGGAGCTTCAAGAACCAGGCAGTCTATTGGGTAGGACCCTTAATTGGTGCAGCCATTGCCGGGCTGTTGTATGATAATGTGGTCTTTCCTGCTCGGAGCCCTGACGCGAGGGGACTTGCTGAGGGGGGAGTTTAACCACATGCTACTAAATTACTCGTGCACTTGCGTTCTACTTGGAAGGTTGATAGCTAGGAGTGTAGTGGCTTTTCTGTTGTAGAAATTTGTCATGGATACATATATGTCCTGTGTTGAAGCATTATGGGAGATTGTTTTCTCTAAATTGTTCTGTATCACGAGGAGAAGGATACACATATTATGCTTCTGAGAATAGCAGAATATACTACTGGTATCTAAGAAATTACGAAGTGGACAAAACCTATTAGCCAGTTGCTGTTGCGGGGACGACAATTCGAATAATCATCAACATTGTTCGTTTTATCCGATGCATAAAATGAGGCAATTCGCATTTGTTGAATCCGAACTAAGTAGGCTCGCATTTGGGCAAATGTGAGCcagcataaatttttttttaaaaaaaaagtgtaccTCGCATTTctcaaacgtaaggtccttcaCCTTTCAgtcaaaagaaaaacagaggtcATTGAACCCAAATTTCATCCTTTCTTCGGCATTCAAATCTGCGGAGTAGGGAGGTACGAATTGGAGCGAGAATCTGCACATCTCCTCTTTTGCTCgctctttcttctttgcaaaTCTGCAAATTGGAGGGAGAATCTGCTAATCCACAGAGCCgctcactctctcttctcttttgcTTTGCCAGAGCCCGCCCTCCCGTTTCCAAGCTTTCAAGAGGAGCAAGACGAAATccctcacactctctctttcCCGTTGGTCGGCGTCCGCCATTTCTGAGCTTCCACCAAATTTCCGCCAGATGAATTTGCCTCCTCCAGTTGCTTTTACTACCTTAACAGTCATTCCCAACCATATGTGAAAAGGACCCATTTACgttgcatattttctttttccttctcaacTCTGAAAAGCTCGTGACTGTGCATTTAGGTATGATCTCGCAATGCAAAAGCCTGATTTTTATGCATTTAGCAAGTTTTTTTGAGCTCGTGGTTGCAATAAtacaacaattttttttctgCAGAGAAGCTCGTACTCAGTAACCTCGCATTTTTTGAACGCGAAGATCCTGATTGAAACCAAAATCAGACCACCTgtagaattttttaaaaattcatcacaaagttAGAAATTTGTCAATAAATACTCCCACGTGTGCAAATATTTATACTTCATTATATCTTCATTTCATTCATATATTTATACTTTCTCTCTGGCAATTTGACAACGGTAACAACTGCAGATGGCGCCTAAACCGCTGCCAATCTCCTCTTCCTCCTCACCTCTTTCTACATCATTATTCCCTTTCCGTCACCACTTGGTCGTAAACCCCAATCCTAGCCTTTTAAAATTCCCGCCTCCCAAGCCCACATTTTTCGTTACTATCTGCAAATTTGGAATGGAGTCCCAATTCCAAACTCGCCGCCAAGAACCAAATCCCTCGAGCTCTCAAATGCAGAGTTACCCGGATACGGAACCGGAACCCCATGGTTCCGGAGCGGCTGCGCCCACCCGAGGAGAGAGATTTCTTGAGCGCCACCAGTCTCTGTCTGCTTCTACCATGCTTCTCCCTGAATCCaaaaagaacaagaagaagaagaaaaaggataaAGATAAGGTTTCCAAGGTTTCTTCGGTGCTCCCCAGCTGCTATGGCTGCGGAGCTCCTCTGCAGACCTCAGAAACGGATGCTCCGGGTTATGTTGACCCGGATACTTACGAGTTGGTATAATTCAATTAATTTTTAATCGTTCCCTTTTATATGAACTGATTCATCGTCTGGAAAAATTTGACATCTAGTAGTATTATTTAGGGGTAACATATTTTTAGTAGAATTCGATGAAATTGCAGTTGAATACTACCATATTCAGGATTATACGTGAGACAATAAAATGCAAGGGAAAAGTGAGTATTTCCAGATTGGGATTAGGTGGGCAAAATAATACTGGAACTCCTGTGTGATTGCAGAAGAAGAAGCATCGTCAACTAAGAACTGTTCTTTGTGGGAGGTGCCGCCTTTTGTCCCATGGCCACATGATTACAGCTGTTGGTGGCAATGGAGGTTATTCTGGAGGGGAGCAGTTTATCTCAGCTGAGGAGCTTCGGGAAAAGCTCTCTCACTTGCGGAATGAGAAAGCTTTGATTATTAAGTTGGTAAGCATCCATTGAGAAAGTTTTATGAAGATTACTTACTTTAATTAAACTTCATCGTGATTTTTGGGTGTAAAGAATAGCCATTTCAACTTTTTACCACCGGATATCTGTAATAAGCTTAAGGATTAGGCACAACACAACAGGCTGAATCAtgagaaacttttttttttcatgagaAAATTTTATCCATGAGAAGCATGGATGGTTCAATCGTGTTCTCTCAG containing:
- the LOC113724167 gene encoding probable aquaporin TIP5-1, translating into MALTSRLGHSVTPNALRSYLAEFISTFLYVFAAVGAAMSSRRMMPDAASESSSLVAVAVANAFALSAGVFLAANISGGHLNPAVTFGMAVGGHISIPMSILYWISQMLGSVMACLLLRTATVGQHVPTHAIAPQMTGFGASLVEGVMTFTLVYTVYAAADTKRGPSGVIGPLMIGLIAGANILASGPFTGGSMNPAYSFGSALVGGSFKNQAVYWVGPLIGAAIAGLLYDNVVFPARSPDARGLAEGGV